One genomic segment of Nitrospirota bacterium includes these proteins:
- the hslV gene encoding ATP-dependent protease subunit HslV: MTLPIRSTTVLCVRLEREVAMASDGQVTMGTTVMKSNARKIRRMANDRVLAGFAGSTADALALFDKFEAKLSEYHGNLSRAAVELAKDWRTDRVLRRLEALLAVADLTSSLLISGTGDVVEPEDGILAIGSGGPYALAAARALMGQPGLTAEAIVTRAMTIAAGIDIYTNESIVVETLKG; encoded by the coding sequence ATGACTCTGCCTATTCGATCAACCACCGTGCTGTGCGTACGCCTCGAACGCGAGGTGGCCATGGCAAGCGACGGTCAGGTCACGATGGGAACCACGGTGATGAAGTCCAACGCGCGGAAGATCCGGCGAATGGCCAACGACCGCGTGCTCGCGGGTTTTGCCGGCTCGACCGCCGACGCGTTGGCATTGTTCGACAAGTTCGAAGCCAAGCTCTCCGAGTACCACGGCAACCTGAGTCGCGCGGCCGTGGAGCTGGCCAAAGACTGGCGCACCGATCGCGTGCTGCGGCGGCTCGAAGCGTTGCTCGCGGTGGCGGACCTGACCAGCTCGCTGCTGATCTCCGGCACCGGAGACGTGGTGGAACCGGAGGACGGCATCCTGGCGATCGGGTCCGGGGGACCGTACGCGCTGGCCGCGGCACGCGCGCTCATGGGCCAGCCCGGCCTGACCGCGGAGGCGATCGTGACCCGCGCCATGACGATCGCCGCGGGCATCGACATTTACACGAACGAGTCGATCGTCGTCGAAACGCTGAAGGGGTAG
- the hslU gene encoding ATP-dependent protease ATPase subunit HslU has protein sequence MTPRQIVEALDRYVVGQKSAKRMVAIALRNRWRRRRLAPDLRDEVLPKNIIMMGPTGVGKTEISRRLAKLARAPFLKVEASKFTEVGYVGRDVESMVRDLLELAITMVKSESTERVKDKAAKQADERLLDLLLPPPALRTPSGVYDPTRETAPPGYSDSYDQTREKLRQQLRDGKLEERTVEVEVKEKGPALPVGVISNVGMEEMESSLRDMLGNLFPGKKKPRKMTVAEARQVLEQEEAAKLIDMDEVAREAIRRAEQDGIIFLDEIDKVARREHGIGPDVSREGVQRDLLPIVEGSTVTTKHGPVKTDHILFIAAGAFHISKPSDLIPELQGRFPLRVELDPLTQEDFVRILTEPRNALIRQYVALLATENVDLSFTPDAIEEIASIAVLANDRMENIGARRLFTVMERLLDTVSFDAPELTDKKLVIDAAYVKKSLADVVKDVDLSRYIL, from the coding sequence ATGACGCCTCGGCAGATCGTCGAGGCCCTGGATCGCTACGTGGTGGGCCAGAAATCCGCCAAACGTATGGTGGCGATCGCGCTGCGCAACCGGTGGCGCCGGCGCCGCCTCGCGCCCGATCTGCGCGACGAGGTGCTGCCGAAGAACATCATCATGATGGGGCCGACCGGCGTGGGAAAGACCGAAATCTCCCGTCGATTGGCGAAACTCGCGCGCGCGCCGTTCCTGAAAGTGGAGGCCTCTAAGTTTACCGAAGTGGGATACGTGGGGCGGGACGTGGAGTCCATGGTGCGCGACCTGCTGGAGCTCGCCATCACCATGGTCAAAAGCGAGTCCACCGAACGCGTCAAAGACAAAGCCGCCAAACAGGCGGATGAACGCCTACTCGACCTGCTGCTCCCTCCGCCCGCGCTGCGCACCCCGAGCGGGGTGTATGACCCGACGCGCGAGACCGCGCCGCCTGGTTACTCGGATTCGTACGATCAGACCCGCGAGAAACTTCGGCAACAACTGCGCGACGGGAAGCTGGAAGAACGCACCGTGGAAGTGGAGGTCAAAGAGAAGGGGCCCGCCCTGCCCGTGGGCGTGATCTCCAACGTCGGGATGGAGGAGATGGAGAGCAGCCTGCGCGACATGTTGGGCAACCTCTTCCCCGGGAAGAAAAAGCCGCGGAAGATGACCGTGGCCGAGGCGCGCCAAGTCTTGGAGCAGGAAGAAGCCGCCAAGCTGATCGACATGGACGAGGTGGCGCGCGAGGCGATTCGCCGCGCGGAACAGGACGGCATCATCTTTCTCGACGAAATCGACAAGGTCGCGCGACGCGAGCACGGGATAGGCCCGGATGTCTCGAGGGAAGGCGTGCAGCGCGACCTGCTGCCCATCGTGGAGGGGTCCACGGTCACCACCAAACACGGGCCGGTCAAGACCGACCACATCCTGTTCATCGCAGCCGGGGCGTTCCACATCAGCAAACCGTCGGACTTGATTCCCGAGTTGCAGGGGCGGTTTCCCTTGCGAGTCGAACTCGACCCGCTCACCCAAGAAGACTTTGTCCGCATACTAACCGAGCCGCGGAACGCGCTGATCAGGCAATACGTGGCTTTACTCGCCACCGAAAACGTGGACCTCTCGTTCACGCCCGACGCCATCGAGGAAATCGCCTCGATCGCGGTGCTGGCCAACGACCGGATGGAGAACATCGGCGCGCGGCGGCTCTTCACGGTGATGGAGCGGCTCCTGGACACGGTGTCGTTCGACGCGCCCGAACTGACCGACAAGAAGCTCGTGATCGACGCCGCATACGTCAAGAAATCGTTGGCCGACGTCGTGAAAGACGTGGATTTGAGCCGGTATATTCTGTGA